Within Salvia splendens isolate huo1 chromosome 21, SspV2, whole genome shotgun sequence, the genomic segment TTGCTAGCagaatattcattttcaataAACAGGGAACATATTCTGTCTTTATCATTTCCTCGTTCTGTTAGGCCTGTAATAATGTTAAATGTATTATGCTTTTGATAGTATCATCTGCAACTCTGTTTCAGGGTCGCTGTTCAGGATGTTTTGACATGTCAAAGAAAGCCAGAAGTGAAGGATTTTGTTAATGGATTTGGGGCCCTGCATTTCCTTTATAGAACCTATTAATGTTTACACTGAAGAATGTTGTTTAGCTGATACTGTCTACATGATTCCTAACATTCATTAAAAGTTTTCTTATTTGTATTCTTGTGTCTCAAAATCCTTGTGCTTAAAGactattttccttgtggaaGTGCAATATAAAGTGCTATACTATACTACTAATACATGCTTTTAGTCGTATCAATGAAAAGAAAGCGGCTTACCTGCTCTGTCCCATTCTTGTTTGTTATTATGTCCTGTAGTTGAACAAATTAAAAGATATTTCAATTGCAGAAGTATGCAAAAACATAACTGAATTTGGCCATCTGTCATACCAGTGCTCCGGATACTATGATGTAGAAATCTGTTGATATCTCGTTTTGTATGACTATGTCTACTTTGGGAGGATAGTATTCTGCTCTCATCTCAGGAACCTGTCACAGGCAGCAAAGTATTTGGAATCCTCATCTGGACTAAGGTATAATTTTCATATTATGACTTGATTGTTTATGATATCCTTGATAGGTAACTCTGTTTTGCACACCACGAGATTGATCAAAAATCAGGAGAGAGTGGAAAATACCATCTGAACAATAAAATCTTCTGCGACTCTTTTGAAGAGGTAGCAGTTCTCCACAGTTTCATGAAAGAGATGCTGCGCGATCCCTGTTCTTATAGCCTTAGGTAGGTCTACAAGTACTTGTTCTTGCTGAAGTTCTGCAGTCTTGAATTTCAGCGTGACGTGTGCCAGCATCTGCTCTTTTAACCCTTCCGGTAGTCTATTCTTGCTCGCATACCGTAATATCTCATGGATGGTATCCCTCTGCAACATTGCAGTAATTAGTATGATTACAGCAAGATATACAGATGCTAAGTTTTGTATAGTAAATAATTTTGAGAATTTGCTGGCTAGAAATGCATGTGTGCAGGTACATTCAGGAGTGTTATAATTCAATACCATGGCGAACGTTCGCATAGAACTGTGGACGATGAGATTGGTCATGTTTCCAATCAAGTAGGCAGTAAGGCCAATGTTGAAAAGCATGTAGAAGATGGAGAAAATCTTCTCTCCTGTGTTCTCCGCATGCAGGTCTCCATATCCCGTTGTTGTGAGGGTGACAATCGACCAATACATGGAGTACGTATATCCCAGCCAGACACTCCTTTGCTCAAAATGAGGAACTTGAGATCCGATCCATGTATCACTCGACACATGGTAATGTACAGCCAACCAGTAATAGAAGCAACCTGCAGTGTGTACTGCAAACAATGTCACCTGTCATGAAGCATAGACAGCCTGCATTACTATTTATTCAGGTGCACACACGCCTCGAATAGTTCAAGTTGATCGAGGAAAAGATAATTACGCATATCAGCTTAATGTATCGCGTCCAAAAGTAGCTGAAGCGGGTGTCCTTCTCTAACCTGGTGGAAGTAAGGTATAAATTGGTTCTTTACTTATCTAATCAAACCAAAAATGAAGAAATTTTTGGCATTTGTTCATTGCATGTGGAACCATGTACATACCTAGAAAACAGCTCGCTAACACGCCTGAGTCGCCACAGCCTGAGCAAGTTGAGGAAGCCAAAGACATCACCATAGTGCATCTTCCCACTTAAGAGCCTGTAGATGACTTGGAACGGAAGAGTCGAGGCAACGTCCATCGGGAACCACATATGCGAAATGTACCTGAACAAAAGAAAACTCAGGTTTGTGATCATCCCAATACCTAGCTAGTGGTTACAAGTGGTACCTGGCTGCTATTTTCTTTTGATCATCAATCAGCAAATAGGTTGTCTTGTCCAAGTAAGCGACGAAGAAGGTGAGGACGATGTCAATTCCAAAGAAGAGATCAACTGTCAGATCAATCGGCAAGAGCGCACTCGTTGACATTTTCCTGAAAGCTAGCTCAAACGGAGACGCCCATGCTGAGTACACCACCAGCACCACGAGAAAGGTTTGCCACCACCTGCATCACATTTTTCTACGTTGATGTTTTTTCCCCATGAAATAAAACTACAGAAAATATACTTCCTCATAGATTCTTATTGGTTTTTAGGTGAATAATTTGTTTAATGTATTTGAGAAATTCAAGAAAGGTTTGCCAGTTTCCATCACCTGCATCACATTCGGGTACGTTCTTTCTCAATGAAATAGAACTAAAGTCATAAAGGCATGTCTGCTTCTTCCATGTTATTCCAGTATCTTGCCTTGCTCTACTTCCATATATTGAATTGTTTCATGTTTTCGATTTGAATAAAATCTAGGGCCTCATGaagatgcaaaaaaaaaatactagtaatctATTTATATACTCCTCCGTTTTTAAATAgcaactctttccattttagtccgttaCTTTCCATTTTAAGAAATCTTTACACCCCTAtgcatcaatttatttaccacttatacCACTAATAAAATGGGCCacataatccactaacattaattccattacttttctctctcttactttaccaatttttttttctctcttactttaccaaattgtgcattaaaacccttgccgtttcaaatgtttctatttttaaaaaactgagggagtatatactatcCACTTGGGGTTAGTCGCACAGGAAATTTCCTAAAATTGGGCTATTTGGTGAAGACATGAAGTTGGCCTGATACCAGTTGCTAAAAATAATCTCCCATTTTCAAATCGTATAACATAAACTCATACTCGTATAAGTATACCATAGTCATAATTCGACATTTCTGGTTAAATTATCATATAATAGACAAAATTTTAATAGTCGTCGCAACTTATAACTTCTTTAAGCATTTCAAAAGCTTATTTTGGATTTATTATAGAGTAACATTTTACAGGATCTAGAAACATACTAGTAAAAAAGTTAATAGCATAAAATTCAGCCGAATAGAACCCTAGTATATTACCAAAATTACAAGGAACTAGGAATATGCATGATGGGGCGAATATTACTAGCATTATTTCTCTATTTTACCTTCAAAGAGACAAATCTGCTGGTAGCTAGATAGGATAGGAATATTTACATAGTCTCCtaagtcctattagaactgttACTGATGCATGTGAAGTGCAAGAATTCGCAAATAGGTGTTGAAAATCTTTGTacataatttttgtttttaattaaagaaataaatatactactatatgtCATGATTCACGAGAATAAAGAGTAATCAATTAGCAGTAGTGGGCCATTATTTTCTTGATTAAATTATCTTGGGACGTTACAAAGGCAAATGAGAAGTCAAATAATATCTCCCTTTGAGTCTCCTGAAATTTAGGCACGTTGTAGCGCCCAAGGTCAGAAAGATGAAATTCTCTTTTGGTAATTCAGTGAATTGTGTCATTGTGTGCCTAAGATGATGAGTAGTATTAATCACGTTCTAATAACTTTTAACAGCTCAACACATTTGgttgattatttttaaaatatagaatatgaattttaaaattcaatttttttttggcTATGAATGTTAATCATGAATTCATGATATATTATATAGCAAtacttttttattaataataattatatttaaaataatactcctatatatccTTTTGGCGATCCAAAAGTCACATATGTTAAATTACGGGCAGCCATATATAACATTCTTACGTAACAAACTATATATCGGTTTTGGCTATCCAAAACAATATATGCATAGTTGGCTAATGCattgaatatgatatgaatcaatcttaataaaaaaatctacaAAGTCAAAAACTGAATagaacaaataaaacaaatttcCTTGGAACTTAAAAGGCGGCTTGTTtaatgaagaaaatgaaaaaagaaaaaggttttattgaAGAAACGGTAGGGTAGGGTTCCTCATCAAATCGATCGTGCAAATCACACACAGTAAGTAGTCCCTGATTCTGTATGTGAGTTAATATTGACTGTCTTTCTTTATAATACTTCTATATTCAACAAAAAGGTAAGAATCCTAAGCAAGTACTGATGTTTCATGCCTTGAGCAATATACAAAAAGATCAAAGTCGATATATAGATATACTCCGTATGTATTATCTTCACAAAGATGCATACACGTATAATATGTGTGTTGAAGAGAGAGACGAGTTACCTGTATCTTCTATCGTAAGGTGCAATAATATATTTTTGCAAAGTGGGAGTGTTCTCTCCTACAATTGTACCAAAAGCAGGCAACAAACTGCTCGAAATCGAGGCAAGATTTTTTATTTCGCCGCTGGAATGCCGCCGGTAGAGCAGCGGCACCGGCGATCTCATGTCCGCCGTCATCGGCGATCTCATATCCGCCGGCGACCTTCCGTCCGACGCTGACATCTTTTTCTAATATAATATTCTTTTCAAACCAAAATctaaaactaacaactactaaaacATGGGAGTGATAAAGGTCTCGCCTTTGTAGTTAGCCCTGTAGGttgattgtatatatatttatatgttgTCTGTTTTTTGAGTTTCCTTAAGTAGTGGGACTCATGAGAGCTATTTTATAAGCTAAATGTCAGTTAATAATATTATAGTTGATTATGATaatctaaaatataaatatgatatatataaatacaCGATTTTGACTTATCTCAGTATATAATACAAATCCTTGTCTGGCATGGATTGAGGATTAGACGCCCGCAAAGTCATAAGTTTGCATTTATTGcctatttaaaaattaaatatcatatCAATCCACAGCTTCTTTTATGGAAAAAAAACATGAGTAAGTTGCCAGTATTAGAAGAGTCCATAAAACCAAAAATGGCTAAAAACATCATCCTTTCCTGCCAATTTAGCTAGCCTAAAAAAACGGTTAcaaatcttattttattctcggcttcatttagttttattttattttattttatttttattttgtatgcaCCTATGGGCTATGGATATGTAtacttatatatatagggatggaTCTGGTAGAAATCCTCTCTCATACTAGTAACTTAGACACCATATTTCTTCATATATACAGTAATGCTTCGTTATGTGACAGTGGAAAATTTCATTTGATGACAATCATAGATCATACTCCATTAGATTAATAACAGCCCAAATTGATTCTACCTGACTTGggatttttttagttttatttttttgtaaaatatacatatagaaaatatatGGTGGTGAGTAAATATTTACGAGACCAATAAGCCTAAAGAAGTAAGTTTTCTGCTCTCGGTGGATTACTCACCTGTTTTTTTCAATTGTGCAATTATCGAAAAACAGTTTCTAAtcccaaaaataattatatacaaatattattcAAAACTATAATATAACATGTCAAATAAGTCTTAGTTAAATATACTCTCCTGAATGAGATCAAGCTTACATATAACATGTCAAATATTCTGCAAAAGTAAGTTCTTAGTAAACGGTATGATTTAGCGCCAGGCAATGATAATTTTTATGTCCCAATATAATTTCAGTTGTTTCAATAGAATACTTTTTTTCAAGTTAATCCTTATAGTTAATTTAAGaggtagtagtagtattttctcTTAAATTCGTCCAAGCTATTGAAAGTGTAGGGATTTTCATAACAAAATACTCTATTGAAACAAATTTTACTAGAATCTAGAAGAGAGACCTAAAGTGTGTTTTGCCTCTAAAACTCCCATATTCATTGTGTGGTccaaagttttcttgaattgatAAACGTATATATAGATATTAAAACTGATCAAAATCAGTAATGACACATTTCTCCAAGAGTCACAATCTTGATCTGGGAATACTAAAAACAGCCGAAGTTTAGTTGCCATCAATATCGACCTCCCATTCCACCAACACCAACACTGAAAACATTATAATTTATACGATAGACGATATGCCGACCTTATTTCATATTACCCTCATTAATTATATCATGCTTAATTTGGCCCTTCAACCAAACAAGAGAAGTTGACTTTCTTTGCTAGTAGCATCATTCACCGACTTGGGAATTATTATACCCAATTGGGCAAGTATTTAGCAATATTGAATGTGGATGTATGCCACATCGTTGACCCTGGGAAATTAATgagtaaataaatgaatatcAAAGTCGCATCATAGATTCATAATGCAgttgaaatatttaaaaaagaaattagtaGTAGTTCACCGCTGCCTCTTTTTGATGTAATAATGGCTTTTCGtggaaatttgaaaaataataatttcaagaGCACATGTATGAAGCTTCTCCAAACAGCAAACCAAAGCCGTAACCATATTCAACATTATACTCACAGAAAATAAGGAGAGTTTTTAGCAAAAATTtgggaaaaaaaggaaagataCAAAAGAATGTGGGTGTAAGGATCATGCAGTAACCAATACTCATACAACATAAGCTGTTAAACAAAGATAAATAGCTTCGCTTCATATATATAACTTACTTGAAAGGAGCTCGGCGACTCTAAAAAC encodes:
- the LOC121784547 gene encoding potassium channel KAT3, with the protein product MSASDGRSPADMRSPMTADMRSPVPLLYRRHSSGEIKNLASISSSLLPAFGTIVGENTPTLQKYIIAPYDRRYRWWQTFLVVLVVYSAWASPFELAFRKMSTSALLPIDLTVDLFFGIDIVLTFFVAYLDKTTYLLIDDQKKIAARYISHMWFPMDVASTLPFQVIYRLLSGKMHYGDVFGFLNLLRLWRLRRVSELFSRLEKDTRFSYFWTRYIKLICVTLFAVHTAGCFYYWLAVHYHVSSDTWIGSQVPHFEQRSVWLGYTYSMYWSIVTLTTTGYGDLHAENTGEKIFSIFYMLFNIGLTAYLIGNMTNLIVHSSMRTFAMRDTIHEILRYASKNRLPEGLKEQMLAHVTLKFKTAELQQEQVLVDLPKAIRTGIAQHLFHETVENCYLFKRVAEDFIVQMVPEMRAEYYPPKVDIVIQNEISTDFYIIVSGALDIITNKNGTEQFLSVLKSPEMFGEIGVILNVPQPFTVRTKRLSQVIRISHNHFKQLVHPNSTDGKMIASNFIQHLKGLKKVELEEMPFIMDLLDETNVEATLPTEESENYEGSAQEANSSPMVHKSNIFPTRVVLHGHHPDIKPKEEDGGRLAHLPDSIEDLLELADKKLGVRGTKVLMAEGSQVEDIRAIRDNDHLYIC